The Chrysemys picta bellii isolate R12L10 chromosome 10, ASM1138683v2, whole genome shotgun sequence genome segment tgggtgaatacccacttcgtcagacacatgtaatggaaatttccagagacaggtataaatatgcaggcaagaatctggaaattccattacatgcgtctgaccacgtgggtattcacccacaaaagcttatgctccaatacatctgttagtctataaggtgccacaggactcttagtctggatctgtaaaaagcaacaaacacggctacccctctgatactttcattAAGGATCCACCAGGAGATGCTGTGACTTGATAAAGTGCATCTATTCACTTTACTAAAAATCAAAAACCCTCTGGTGAGATGAAAATGCAGCACACGTCTATAACAAGGAGTATATTAACTTTTTGTTATGCACCAACAGTGTTTTCAGCAGGTACAACacccacagtccctgccccagagagcttagtCTAAAAGATATAGATAAAATCAGATGCACTAGAAGACCCAGAAAGAGCCTTTCAGTCTCTCCCTTATTGAAGGTTGGGGTGGAGAGTGCATTTGAGTAACATTTGTGGGGCTACGTGGAGGAAATGGACCTTAAACTGGGATTTGAATGAGAGGCTTGGGACATGGCATGGGACACTGGGATCGGGAGGCTGGTCCGTGCATTGGAAGCATGGAAGATCTAGAAGGAAGTGAATGTGGTGGTGAGGCTGGAATCATTGCTGGACTGAAGGGTgggagtgttttttgtttttgtttttaaaactgctCTATAGGAGATATTAGAGTGGATCAAAACTgactttaaaaatcacattttttgacttaatttaaattcagttttcatttgaaaagtAAACCCATGTTACGGCTTAGACTATAGTCTATTTCATTTGtttgattttaataaatacaaaaacaatattcaagcagtacatgtttgctgctgagcttttaaagaaagtcaagttacagaactggtggaagtcactggctaagcacctggaactagGTTTCTGCAGTGTGgttgcagccatgttggtcccaggatattagagacacaagatggatgaggtaataacttttattggaccagtgtctgttggtgaaagagacaagctgtcAAGCTGACACAGAGCTCTGTTTACTTtcctcaacagaagttggtctaataaaagatactgcctcacccaccttgtctctctaaatgaGCTTTTGATGGCAGTAGGCTATTCTACAGATGCaaagaatattttcttaatttcagtttATCCAACTAATTCATTCATTTTcataaagcctttgacaaggcccctcaccaaagctctttagcaaagtaagctgtcgtgggataagagggaaggtcctctcatggaatggtaactggttaaaagataggaaacaaagggtaggaataaatgttcagctttcagaatggagagcagtaAATAGTGGTGCccaccaggggtctgtactgggaccagtcctattcaacatattcataaatgatctggaaaaagtgaggtggcaaaatttgcagatgatacaaaactactcaagattgtgaagagctacaaaaggatctctcaaaactgggtgactgggcaacaaaatggcagatgacattcaatgttgataaatgcaaagtaatgcacattagcaaacataatcccaactctacatataaaatgatggggtctaaattagctgttacaactcaaaaaagagatttttggagtcattgtggacagttctctgaaaacatccactcaatgtgcagcggcaattaAAGCAAacggaatgttgggaatcattaagacagggataaaaaataaaatagaaaatatattgcctctgtataaatcaatggtatgcccacatcttgaatactgtgtgcaaatgtggtcgccccatctcaaaaagatatattggaattggaaaaggtacagaaaagggcaacaaaaatgattaggacaTTGGAGCAGCtaatatgaggaaagattaataagtctgggacttttcaccttggaaaagggatgactatggggggatattctagaagtttataaaatcatgactgatgtgaagaaagtaaataagtaagtgttatttactccttctcataacataacaattaggggtcaccaaatgaaattaataggcagcaggtttaaaacaaacaaagggaagttctcttctccccccccccatacaatgcacagtcaacctgtggaactccttgccagaggatgttgtgaaggccaagactataacagggtacaaaaaataactagataaattcatggaggataggtccatcaatgggcagggatggtgtccctagcctctgtttgccagaagctgggaatgggtgacaggggatggatcacttgattacctgttctgttcattccttctgaagcatctggttttggccgctgtcggaagacaggaacTAGAGCTATTTGTCGTAGTAAATTATTAAAATCTGCCATTTTGAGGCACTAGTACCAGAAACAAAAATGTCCTGTGTCATTGGGAAGGAGGAGTTCCTGTTTCCTACCTGTGATGGGTCACAAGCTGAGCGATCTTCGAGTTGGTACTAGTTTAGTCCTGAACTAGTGCCCTGTCCTGCATCATAGGCTAACTGTGACAATTCCACAACTGGGAGTATGGAAAGCATTGAGGGCAGGTTGTTTTTTAACTGAAGCCGCTCAGAGGTTTGGAATGTTAATCATGAGTGAGATTAGATTAATGGGCAGAGTGCAGTTGAGGCTGTCAAAGGTGCACCGCTAATATAGTGATCACAGGGAGATCACCACCCATGTTTTGAAGACTGGGTTGCTATTCTGAGATTACATTAGAAGctcagttacgaacacctcaggaatggaaattgtttgcaactctgaacaaaacattgtggttctttcaaaagtttacaactgaacattgacagcTTTGagactttactatgcagaagaaaaatgctgcttttaaccatcttaatttaaatgaaaccagttcagaaacagtttccttacctggtcaaatctttttttagtggtttacatttaacacagtactgtactgtatttgcttttcccccctccccaccactgctgctgcctcattgcctacttctggttccaaacaaGGTGTGTGTttgaccggtcagtttgtaactctggggtTCTACTATACTCTAAGAATTCACAGTAGGGGAATTTGTGCCAAAAAGTCAGTTTTAATGACTCAGTATTTGGGTGTCTGAATGTGGTGAATGGACCATACCTGTTAGCCTCTCTAAAATGAATGAGACTCCTGCCAGTATTGCTGCCTGTCACACACTCAAGGCACAACCAGACTGTGCTGGAGATGTGGATTCACACTACCCTAGCTCAGTAGTATATTCAACATCTCTTATGAGCTGCTGTCTCCTTTGTGCTTGACCTTATTCTCTTAGCATTGTCAGTAGGATTTCTATTGCATCTGGGGTAATCGCTGATGATGATGACTTTGTGGGACAGTCCTGGGTTTGATGAGACTACCTGTTTCAGAGGCTAACATATTGGGACTGGATGTTAAAAGCAAACCAAAATCAACAGGACAAGTGTAATGTCATCACGCTGTGGTGATTGTTCAGCATGTTTTGTATGGTGGTGTTTGTACTTCCATGCTGACAGTCTGATGTGATGGCACAGTCCTATTCCCAGAGACAGCATTTTAAGAGACCATGCTAGTGGTGTCCAAAACCTCACTTATAGTGGGACCTTACAGCACAGGCTTATGTAGTATATTTCATGTAAAATGTATCCCTAAAGCTTAAGGGGTGTGCACAAGAATAAAAATTTGGCTGATTTTTTTGGAGGGGCACTTCCTGTGTCCCCCAtggccagaggagctgctggctctcctcccatcccctcttctctctctcctcctccccacccccacattttGAGCCAGAGAATAATTCTGTCTTGAGTTGGATGTCAATTAGTGCTAATTGACAAAAAGACACAGATGGCATCTTCCTGGAGCTTGCCATCAGCAAATAGGAATTCACCGTTTCTACCCAGCCTAATGCAGGACTGGCCTGAAGCACAGATAGCTGCCTTGGTCCAATGTATGGGCCTGGCCCTGGCCTTGTGTAGTTTAAAAGTTGCTCTTAAGACCTACAGAATCTTCCTGGGATCCTTAGGGCATGAGATGGGGAACATGCCCAATGTGAATTTCTGTTCTTCACAGTCCCACTGACCTCTCGGAGATGCTCAAGGAGGGGACCAAAGAGTCTCATGATCGTGCAGAGAACACTCAGTTTGTCAAAGACTTCCTGAAAGGACGAATCAAGAAGGAGCTCTTTAAGGTTTGCACTTTCTAGCTCTGTTTCCTTAACAGCATGTGAGATGAGATATTGAGCTTTGGAGTTGGAAGTTGTATCCCAAATTGGAGACATGACATGTTGTTACAATGAGGGAAagaatggcccagtggttagggcactaaccagagacttgggttcaattccctgctctgtcagaaactttctgggtgaccttgggcaatttgCTTAGCCTCTCTCCCTCAATTCCTagtctctaaaatggggataatacttccctgcaTCAGACTGAAGccctttgaaatctactgatgccAAGGGCTACATAAGAGCCAGATAATATTATTAAATCCCAatcaaaaaaatgtatttttatgttCTGGGTGTGGATTTTTACTTGTCATGGGCAAACTAAATCAAACTAAACTGCTGGAAACCTGACTTGCCTAGGAGTGACACTGTGTGTAACATGTCAAGAAATCCAGCATGGTGTCTCACTCCCAGAGTTAGCAGTACCTTGTAGTGCTACAGAATTGGCGTAGTTAACAATTTGGATTGGGCGTCAGCTTAATGTTGCTCAGCAGCACCTTCTGTTGGCTGGTCTGGAAAACAATTAATGGAGAGCTAAAGCAGCGTTTCTAAAACAGTGGGTCCCaacagactagggtgaccagacagcaagtgtgaaaaatcgggctggggcgggcggggggttaataggagcctatataagaaaaagacccaaaaattgggactgtccctataaaatcaggacatctggtcacactacaACAGACCAGTGGGTTGCAAGAAGGTTCTAGATGGGTTGTAGGCCTGGTGCGGAGGGGAGGCCTCGGGAAGAGGTTGTAAAGTGATCTCACCTCACATGCATCATCCAGCAGCAGAAGCTCatgtcccacagggctgggcctgcctccTTGCTCTTGGTGTTTGTGACCTGGTGCACAGCATCGTAATTCCACTTGTTTGGCTCAGCCACTCCTCCATTGTCATGACTGCGTCTGGAAGCCCTTTAACGTCATGCCTCGGGTCTATAAATGCCAGTGCAGTTGAAATTGTCAAAGTATTGGGAATTATGTTAGCTATTTAAACTAACGTGTTTTAATTGCCAGTCCTTTGTGGGCAGATCAGAGCATTCAGCATAGACGTATGAACATCATCTTTTGATCATAACGGTCTGCAAATCTAAATAGTGCCTTCCCTTAAAGGGGCTTAAAGCAGTAATGAATTAAGCTTCTCTACACCTTTTTGAAGTAGGATATGttgtcaccattttacagataggtatTGAGGCATAGGGGTTCAGAGACTTGTCTGTGGTGATGCCTGGATGTGTCCCAAGCAAAGGGACTTCACCATTTCCTTTTAAGATTCCTTCACAGCCTAACAGATAATATCCTGGGGAAAGTGTGGTCTGTATGGAGTGTGGTTTATTGGGAGGAATGCATGGGTCTGTACATAACCTGTCTAAATACATCATTCTTTCTGGCAAGTGGTCTCTCACATATATTGTGCTTTTGTTCCTAGTTGGCTACTGTGGCACTTTACTACACATACTCTGCCCTGGAAGAGGAAATGGACTGCAACAAGGACCATCCTGCATTTGCCCCTTTGTATTTCCCTCTAGAGCTTCATCGGAAAGAGGCATTGGCTAAAGACATGGAGTATTTCTACGGGGAAAACTGGAAAGAGAAGATTCAGTGTTCAGAGGCAACTAGGTGTTACGTAGACAGAATCCATCATGTTGGGCAGTATGCACCAGAACTGCTGGTAGCCCATGCCTACACACGGTACATGGGGGACCTGTCTGGGGGCCAGATACTCAAGAAGGTAGCCCAGAGGGCCTTGAAGCTGCCCAGTACTGGGGAAGGGATCCAGTTCTATGTGTTTGACAATATTTCCAATGCACAGCAGTTCAAGCAGTTCTACAGGGCCAGGATAAATGCCCTGGACTTGGACAAGAAAGCCAAGGAGAGGATTGTGGAGGAAGCCAATAAGGCATTTGAATTCAACATGCAGGTACCATGCATCCCCAAACTCTTGTAACGGCCTGTACTTAAGTAAGCTACATTGCTTTAATCTTCTGTCTGGCTTAGACAGAGTGTTAATGTTCCTGATAATGCAGGACTGATGGCGTTCGCTAaatccaggggaaggagggaagagtaGAGCTATAAGCCTTTTAAACAGGAAATGCAAACTGCATCTGATGTCTCTACTAAGGACACATAGAGCACACTACCAT includes the following:
- the HMOX2 gene encoding heme oxygenase 2 translates to MPSDVTEASEGVDEAENVHYEETEEDDNVSPTDLSEMLKEGTKESHDRAENTQFVKDFLKGRIKKELFKLATVALYYTYSALEEEMDCNKDHPAFAPLYFPLELHRKEALAKDMEYFYGENWKEKIQCSEATRCYVDRIHHVGQYAPELLVAHAYTRYMGDLSGGQILKKVAQRALKLPSTGEGIQFYVFDNISNAQQFKQFYRARINALDLDKKAKERIVEEANKAFEFNMQVFDELDKIGALLTEEAQDGGLPVHDGKGDLRKCPYYATKLGKGDPGCPYHIGMAMLKQPTLQFVLAACIALAAGIATWYVM